The region GCCTGCCCCTGAAGTCCCTTCTGATGAGCCCCCAAGTCTCGAGCTGCCAATTTTGCCAGGCCCTCAGAAGGTCCTCAGTGAGGATGACATTGTTGGCGTCAGAGCATCAGTGCTCTATGAGAACTGCTTGAGGCAGCTTGTCGCATTTTTAATTCTGCCCGTGGACAGATGCACTGGTGTATTGAGGACTGGTTTGGTGTGTGACAGTGTTGCCCCCTTTCCAACAAACATCGCCATCAGGGGCACTGCAATGAGCGTTGAATGGGTAAGCCTTGACAATCGCATCACAATGAATGATAACACACAGAACTTTATGTGCCTTGTGAATTTATTAGGCTACTCTTATCTAACTATTAGATCTGCCCCAATGGACATTGCCTATGGCGGTGGAACTCCCAGCCTGTGTTGAAGTTTGGCATGCAGGCTGGGGACTTTCTTCTTTCCACAAACATCTTACTCTCCGGAAACAACTACACTAAAGTTGCTCTCCTCTTCAAATTCATGAACATGCGAATGGTCAACCCTAACACACACTTCACCATCCAGGACAGCTATTGTGTTGACCCTATAAAAACATTCTGGGAAGAGAAGAGATCTGAGGCCATCAGCCGACTTCAAGGGAAAGATGTGGTACTCCTAGgtgtgtatttttatatatgaCCTTGTTCTACATAATTTTTTATGTTATACAATGAAACAAATTTTGAAAGCATCTGTCCtacatgttttgtattttgaaatTACCTTCTTTTTTTAGGTGATGGCAGAAATGACACACCAGGGCATTCTGCACAATACTGCAGCTACACGACCATGGAGCTTGACTCTAAGGAAATTGTCTATGTGGCCACTATAGACAAGCGACAGACCAACTGGAACTCCAATATCATGGAGAAGGAGGGTTTTATCCAGACTGTGGACAAGCTTACCCAAGACCTAAAGGTAGTGGAGTTCTGCACGGATGCTCATGTCCAGATTGCAGCCCTTTTGAGTAAGTGGTCATCAGATAAAATGtttgaatacaaatatataatatgctCATTGAGATACTTGGAAATAAAATTATTCCTTACTTCACAGACCCAGACAAAGGCAGATATAAGGATCTGAGAATTCACCACAGCCTGGACATGTGGCACGGTGCCAAAAATCTGTCCAAAAAGATCTCTACCGTAagttctccatccatccatccatcttcgtccgcttatccggtgttgggtcgcggggggagcagctccagcaggggaccccaaacttccctttcccgagcaacattaaccagctccgactgggggatcccgaggcgttcccaggccaggttggagatataatccctccacctagtcctgggtcttccccgaggcctcctcccagctggacgtgcctggaacacctccctagggaggcgcccagggggcatcctcaccagatgcccgaaccacctcaactggctcctttcgacgcaaaggagcagtggctctactccgagctcctcacggatgactgagcttctcaccctatctctaagggagacgccagccaccctcctgaggaaacccatttcggccgcttgcaccctggatctcgttctttcagtcatgacccagccttcatgaccataggtgagggtaggaacgaaaactgaccggtagatcgagagctttgccgcCGTAAGTTCTAATGCATCTAATTTCATTAATAACACAGTCCTGTACCTGCCTGCATGTCGGTGGAATCATCATATTATGTTAGGTCTCCATGCAAAATACATAcatgaaataacttgcattgtttgtgttttgtttatccCTATAAGACAGGAAAGGTGAAAGGACAGTCTCTTCTCATTCACTGGCTGAGGGATATAGTTAACCATTTCTGGTGGTGCTGCAAGACAGCAGAGACATTTCAGCAGTTTCTTGTAAGCaggattaatatatatatatttttttatttcaagaaGTTCCATGATTCAAATATCTCTGAAATGGTCATTtggttttgtatttgtgtttgtttgttttactttccTCAGACACTTTGGATTGGAGTTCTGCATCATGTTTGCAACAATCACACCTGGGAAACGGGAAGCTGCCAACACGATCACCTTGAAGACACTCAGGGTAAACAGTGGATTGAGAGAAATTCGAAGAGCCACAAAGCACTAGTGGACATCGTCCTCAACAAGCGCTGGCAGAAGGATGTCCACAAGTATCTGCGCTTCAGGTAAAGTGTGGGGACATGACAATTAAACAGAAATGTCACAGAGCCGTAAGtcatctgtgggtgtgtgttttggggtctAATTTCTTTGTTATTCATCCAGATCAACTGCACATCTTGAGTCATTTCAGAATCACATTCTGATGTATGCCAGCAAGCGCCAGGCCTTCACTCCCCGTGTGTATGACTCAAGAGTTGCGCTCGCAGCTCTGGACTACAATTTCCACCGCGAACGGCCAACATACTGGACAGCAGAGGGCCAACAAGTGTATGTCAAAC is a window of Perca fluviatilis chromosome 16, GENO_Pfluv_1.0, whole genome shotgun sequence DNA encoding:
- the LOC120543623 gene encoding uncharacterized protein LOC120543623, whose amino-acid sequence is MELDSKEIVYVATIDKRQTNWNSNIMEKEGFIQTVDKLTQDLKVVEFCTDAHVQIAALLNPDKGRYKDLRIHHSLDMWHGAKNLSKKISTTGKVKGQSLLIHWLRDIVNHFWWCCKTAETFQQFLTLWIGVLHHVCNNHTWETGSCQHDHLEDTQGKQWIERNSKSHKALVDIVLNKRWQKDVHKYLRFRSTAHLESFQNHILMYASKRQAFTPRVYDSRVALAALDYNFHRERPTYWTAEGQQVLRKKYNKNARRYSLYAVKCEKSYGYIPELQARSHKWSWDAATEDPTSR